From Numida meleagris isolate 19003 breed g44 Domestic line chromosome 4, NumMel1.0, whole genome shotgun sequence, the proteins below share one genomic window:
- the LOC110397293 gene encoding thiamine transporter 2-like isoform X3, with protein MTKSLCVCMGIVNLLRNHLLSFAAKAMGCWKNKNSNTWTFPTLVLCLYGFFYMMKPSEPFLTPYLTGPDKNLTIDEVTNQVFPVWTYSYLALLVPVFLITDYLRYKPILLLQGISFIVTWLLLLFAHGVAAMQAVEFFYGMVTATEVAYYAYIYSVVSTDHYQRVTSYCRSITLVAATLAAVLGQLLVSLADVSYFHLNAITLASVSLAFVCSFLLPMPQKSMFFHRKAISETLPQPDKVVAALSSNVPSSCQGDKDCTAADTGPAPAQWPQQPEPQHHVLRVLLQLGKDLRECYSSRKLLYWSLWWALATAGFNQVVNYIQVLWDFRAPSHSSAVYNGAVEAVATFLSSVTSFMVAYMKMNWDLFGELALGIFSTMDAVSLFLMHFTTNIWVCYASYLIFKASYMLLITIATFQIAVNLSMERYALMFGLNNFVALVIQTILTVVAVDSKGLGLDIVTQFLIYGSYFSVIAGIFLIRSICILVSRKCNRKTVRFWEEPQNLAQHESKEQTVTGCTTRL; from the exons ATGACAAAAAGTCTTTGTGTTTGCATGGGCATTGTCAACTTGCTAAGAAACCACCTCCTCAGCTTTGCTGCAAAAGCCATGGGCTGCTGGAAGAATAAGAACAGCAACACCTGGACTTTTCCCACACTAGTCCTCTGCCTCTATGGATTCTTCTACATGATGAAGCCATCAGAACCTTTTCTAACCCCTTACCTAACTGGACCAGATAAAAACCTGACAATAGATGAG GTTACCAACCAGGTTTTCCCAGTCTGGACGTACTCCTACCTCGCACTCCTCGTCCCGGTCTTCCTGATTACTGACTACCTGCGCTACAagcccatcctcctcctccagggCATCAGCTTCATTGTCACATGGCTCCTGCTCCTCTTTGCACACGGGGTGGCGGCCATGCAGGCGGTGGAATTCTTCTATGGGATGGTGACAGCCACCGAGGTTGCCTATTACGCCTACATCTACAGCGTCGTCAGCACCGATCACTATCAGAGAGTGACGAGCTATTGCAGGAGTATCACTCTGGTTGCTGCCACCCTTGCTGCGGTGCTGGGACAGCTCCTGGTTTCCTTAGCAGACGTATCCTACTTTCACCTCAATGCCATCACTCTGGCTTCCGTGTCCCTGGCCTTTGTGtgctcctttctcctcccaATGCCTCAAAAGAGCATGTTCTTCCACAGAAAAGCCATCTCAGAAACCCTCCCACAACCAGACAAAGTTGTGGCTGCGCTCAGTTCCAACGTGCCATCAAGCTGCCAAGGGGACAAGGACTGCACAGCTGCTGACACGGGACCAGCGCCAGCACAGTGGCCTCAGCAGCCCGAGCCCCAGCACCACGTGCTGAGAgtactgctgcagctgggcaagGACCTCAGGGAGTGCTACAGCTCTAGGAAGCTTCTTTACTGGTCCCTGTGGTGGGCTCTGGCTACAGCTGGCTTTAACCAGGTTGTGAACTACATCCAAGTGCTGTGGGACTTCAGAGCCccctcccacagctctgcagtgtaCAATGGAGCTGTTGAAGCAGTAGCAACATTCCTAA gcTCAGTAACATCTTTCATGGTAGCATATATGAAAATGAACTGGGACCTATTTGGAGAACTGGCACTGGGAATCTTCTCTACAATGGACGCTGTTTCCCTGTTTCTCATGCACTTTACTACTAATATCTGGGTGTGTTATGCCAGCTACCTAATTTTCAAGGCAAGCTATATGCTCCTTATAACAATAGCAAC GTTCCAGATCGCAGTCAACCTGAGCATGGAGCGCTATGCTTTGATGTTTGGACTGAACAACTTTGTTGCACTGGTGATTCAGACCATCCTTACGGTAGTTGCTGTGGATTCAAAAGGCTTGGGACTGGACATAGTGACTCAG TTTTTAATTTATGGCAGCTACTTTTCAGTCATAGCTGGGATTTTCTTGATCAGAAGCATTTGCATACTTGTCTCAAGAAAGTgcaacaggaaaacagtgagaTTTTGGGAAGAGCCTCAGAACCTTGCTCAACACGAATCAAAAGAGCAGACTGTAACCGGCTGTACAACACGGCTGTAA
- the LOC110397293 gene encoding thiamine transporter 2-like isoform X4, translating into MGCWKNKNSNTWTFPTLVLCLYGFFYMMKPSEPFLTPYLTGPDKNLTIDEVTNQVFPVWTYSYLALLVPVFLITDYLRYKPILLLQGISFIVTWLLLLFAHGVAAMQAVEFFYGMVTATEVAYYAYIYSVVSTDHYQRVTSYCRSITLVAATLAAVLGQLLVSLADVSYFHLNAITLASVSLAFVCSFLLPMPQKSMFFHRKAISETLPQPDKVVAALSSNVPSSCQGDKDCTAADTGPAPAQWPQQPEPQHHVLRVLLQLGKDLRECYSSRKLLYWSLWWALATAGFNQVVNYIQVLWDFRAPSHSSAVYNGAVEAVATFLSSVTSFMVAYMKMNWDLFGELALGIFSTMDAVSLFLMHFTTNIWVCYASYLIFKASYMLLITIATFQIAVNLSMERYALMFGLNNFVALVIQTILTVVAVDSKGLGLDIVTQFLIYGSYFSVIAGIFLIRSICILVSRKCNRKTVRFWEEPQNLAQHESKEQTVTGCTTRL; encoded by the exons ATGGGCTGCTGGAAGAATAAGAACAGCAACACCTGGACTTTTCCCACACTAGTCCTCTGCCTCTATGGATTCTTCTACATGATGAAGCCATCAGAACCTTTTCTAACCCCTTACCTAACTGGACCAGATAAAAACCTGACAATAGATGAG GTTACCAACCAGGTTTTCCCAGTCTGGACGTACTCCTACCTCGCACTCCTCGTCCCGGTCTTCCTGATTACTGACTACCTGCGCTACAagcccatcctcctcctccagggCATCAGCTTCATTGTCACATGGCTCCTGCTCCTCTTTGCACACGGGGTGGCGGCCATGCAGGCGGTGGAATTCTTCTATGGGATGGTGACAGCCACCGAGGTTGCCTATTACGCCTACATCTACAGCGTCGTCAGCACCGATCACTATCAGAGAGTGACGAGCTATTGCAGGAGTATCACTCTGGTTGCTGCCACCCTTGCTGCGGTGCTGGGACAGCTCCTGGTTTCCTTAGCAGACGTATCCTACTTTCACCTCAATGCCATCACTCTGGCTTCCGTGTCCCTGGCCTTTGTGtgctcctttctcctcccaATGCCTCAAAAGAGCATGTTCTTCCACAGAAAAGCCATCTCAGAAACCCTCCCACAACCAGACAAAGTTGTGGCTGCGCTCAGTTCCAACGTGCCATCAAGCTGCCAAGGGGACAAGGACTGCACAGCTGCTGACACGGGACCAGCGCCAGCACAGTGGCCTCAGCAGCCCGAGCCCCAGCACCACGTGCTGAGAgtactgctgcagctgggcaagGACCTCAGGGAGTGCTACAGCTCTAGGAAGCTTCTTTACTGGTCCCTGTGGTGGGCTCTGGCTACAGCTGGCTTTAACCAGGTTGTGAACTACATCCAAGTGCTGTGGGACTTCAGAGCCccctcccacagctctgcagtgtaCAATGGAGCTGTTGAAGCAGTAGCAACATTCCTAA gcTCAGTAACATCTTTCATGGTAGCATATATGAAAATGAACTGGGACCTATTTGGAGAACTGGCACTGGGAATCTTCTCTACAATGGACGCTGTTTCCCTGTTTCTCATGCACTTTACTACTAATATCTGGGTGTGTTATGCCAGCTACCTAATTTTCAAGGCAAGCTATATGCTCCTTATAACAATAGCAAC GTTCCAGATCGCAGTCAACCTGAGCATGGAGCGCTATGCTTTGATGTTTGGACTGAACAACTTTGTTGCACTGGTGATTCAGACCATCCTTACGGTAGTTGCTGTGGATTCAAAAGGCTTGGGACTGGACATAGTGACTCAG TTTTTAATTTATGGCAGCTACTTTTCAGTCATAGCTGGGATTTTCTTGATCAGAAGCATTTGCATACTTGTCTCAAGAAAGTgcaacaggaaaacagtgagaTTTTGGGAAGAGCCTCAGAACCTTGCTCAACACGAATCAAAAGAGCAGACTGTAACCGGCTGTACAACACGGCTGTAA
- the LOC110397293 gene encoding thiamine transporter 2-like isoform X2, which produces MMNDTALSSILHCYQQPLHCVVQMETCTLAADLPNFYTLSTEKQQSFAAKAMGCWKNKNSNTWTFPTLVLCLYGFFYMMKPSEPFLTPYLTGPDKNLTIDEVTNQVFPVWTYSYLALLVPVFLITDYLRYKPILLLQGISFIVTWLLLLFAHGVAAMQAVEFFYGMVTATEVAYYAYIYSVVSTDHYQRVTSYCRSITLVAATLAAVLGQLLVSLADVSYFHLNAITLASVSLAFVCSFLLPMPQKSMFFHRKAISETLPQPDKVVAALSSNVPSSCQGDKDCTAADTGPAPAQWPQQPEPQHHVLRVLLQLGKDLRECYSSRKLLYWSLWWALATAGFNQVVNYIQVLWDFRAPSHSSAVYNGAVEAVATFLSSVTSFMVAYMKMNWDLFGELALGIFSTMDAVSLFLMHFTTNIWVCYASYLIFKASYMLLITIATFQIAVNLSMERYALMFGLNNFVALVIQTILTVVAVDSKGLGLDIVTQFLIYGSYFSVIAGIFLIRSICILVSRKCNRKTVRFWEEPQNLAQHESKEQTVTGCTTRL; this is translated from the exons ATGATGAATGACACAGCTCTCAGTTCCATCCTGCACTGCTACCAGCAGCCACTACACTGTGTGGTGCAAATGGAAACGTGCACTCTAGCAGCAG ATCTTCCAAATTTTTATACACTGTCTacagagaaacagcaaag CTTTGCTGCAAAAGCCATGGGCTGCTGGAAGAATAAGAACAGCAACACCTGGACTTTTCCCACACTAGTCCTCTGCCTCTATGGATTCTTCTACATGATGAAGCCATCAGAACCTTTTCTAACCCCTTACCTAACTGGACCAGATAAAAACCTGACAATAGATGAG GTTACCAACCAGGTTTTCCCAGTCTGGACGTACTCCTACCTCGCACTCCTCGTCCCGGTCTTCCTGATTACTGACTACCTGCGCTACAagcccatcctcctcctccagggCATCAGCTTCATTGTCACATGGCTCCTGCTCCTCTTTGCACACGGGGTGGCGGCCATGCAGGCGGTGGAATTCTTCTATGGGATGGTGACAGCCACCGAGGTTGCCTATTACGCCTACATCTACAGCGTCGTCAGCACCGATCACTATCAGAGAGTGACGAGCTATTGCAGGAGTATCACTCTGGTTGCTGCCACCCTTGCTGCGGTGCTGGGACAGCTCCTGGTTTCCTTAGCAGACGTATCCTACTTTCACCTCAATGCCATCACTCTGGCTTCCGTGTCCCTGGCCTTTGTGtgctcctttctcctcccaATGCCTCAAAAGAGCATGTTCTTCCACAGAAAAGCCATCTCAGAAACCCTCCCACAACCAGACAAAGTTGTGGCTGCGCTCAGTTCCAACGTGCCATCAAGCTGCCAAGGGGACAAGGACTGCACAGCTGCTGACACGGGACCAGCGCCAGCACAGTGGCCTCAGCAGCCCGAGCCCCAGCACCACGTGCTGAGAgtactgctgcagctgggcaagGACCTCAGGGAGTGCTACAGCTCTAGGAAGCTTCTTTACTGGTCCCTGTGGTGGGCTCTGGCTACAGCTGGCTTTAACCAGGTTGTGAACTACATCCAAGTGCTGTGGGACTTCAGAGCCccctcccacagctctgcagtgtaCAATGGAGCTGTTGAAGCAGTAGCAACATTCCTAA gcTCAGTAACATCTTTCATGGTAGCATATATGAAAATGAACTGGGACCTATTTGGAGAACTGGCACTGGGAATCTTCTCTACAATGGACGCTGTTTCCCTGTTTCTCATGCACTTTACTACTAATATCTGGGTGTGTTATGCCAGCTACCTAATTTTCAAGGCAAGCTATATGCTCCTTATAACAATAGCAAC GTTCCAGATCGCAGTCAACCTGAGCATGGAGCGCTATGCTTTGATGTTTGGACTGAACAACTTTGTTGCACTGGTGATTCAGACCATCCTTACGGTAGTTGCTGTGGATTCAAAAGGCTTGGGACTGGACATAGTGACTCAG TTTTTAATTTATGGCAGCTACTTTTCAGTCATAGCTGGGATTTTCTTGATCAGAAGCATTTGCATACTTGTCTCAAGAAAGTgcaacaggaaaacagtgagaTTTTGGGAAGAGCCTCAGAACCTTGCTCAACACGAATCAAAAGAGCAGACTGTAACCGGCTGTACAACACGGCTGTAA
- the LOC110397293 gene encoding thiamine transporter 2-like isoform X1 — translation MMNDTALSSILHCYQQPLHCVVQMETCTLAADLPNFYTLSTEKQQRNHLLSFAAKAMGCWKNKNSNTWTFPTLVLCLYGFFYMMKPSEPFLTPYLTGPDKNLTIDEVTNQVFPVWTYSYLALLVPVFLITDYLRYKPILLLQGISFIVTWLLLLFAHGVAAMQAVEFFYGMVTATEVAYYAYIYSVVSTDHYQRVTSYCRSITLVAATLAAVLGQLLVSLADVSYFHLNAITLASVSLAFVCSFLLPMPQKSMFFHRKAISETLPQPDKVVAALSSNVPSSCQGDKDCTAADTGPAPAQWPQQPEPQHHVLRVLLQLGKDLRECYSSRKLLYWSLWWALATAGFNQVVNYIQVLWDFRAPSHSSAVYNGAVEAVATFLSSVTSFMVAYMKMNWDLFGELALGIFSTMDAVSLFLMHFTTNIWVCYASYLIFKASYMLLITIATFQIAVNLSMERYALMFGLNNFVALVIQTILTVVAVDSKGLGLDIVTQFLIYGSYFSVIAGIFLIRSICILVSRKCNRKTVRFWEEPQNLAQHESKEQTVTGCTTRL, via the exons ATGATGAATGACACAGCTCTCAGTTCCATCCTGCACTGCTACCAGCAGCCACTACACTGTGTGGTGCAAATGGAAACGTGCACTCTAGCAGCAG ATCTTCCAAATTTTTATACACTGTCTacagagaaacagcaaag AAACCACCTCCTCAGCTTTGCTGCAAAAGCCATGGGCTGCTGGAAGAATAAGAACAGCAACACCTGGACTTTTCCCACACTAGTCCTCTGCCTCTATGGATTCTTCTACATGATGAAGCCATCAGAACCTTTTCTAACCCCTTACCTAACTGGACCAGATAAAAACCTGACAATAGATGAG GTTACCAACCAGGTTTTCCCAGTCTGGACGTACTCCTACCTCGCACTCCTCGTCCCGGTCTTCCTGATTACTGACTACCTGCGCTACAagcccatcctcctcctccagggCATCAGCTTCATTGTCACATGGCTCCTGCTCCTCTTTGCACACGGGGTGGCGGCCATGCAGGCGGTGGAATTCTTCTATGGGATGGTGACAGCCACCGAGGTTGCCTATTACGCCTACATCTACAGCGTCGTCAGCACCGATCACTATCAGAGAGTGACGAGCTATTGCAGGAGTATCACTCTGGTTGCTGCCACCCTTGCTGCGGTGCTGGGACAGCTCCTGGTTTCCTTAGCAGACGTATCCTACTTTCACCTCAATGCCATCACTCTGGCTTCCGTGTCCCTGGCCTTTGTGtgctcctttctcctcccaATGCCTCAAAAGAGCATGTTCTTCCACAGAAAAGCCATCTCAGAAACCCTCCCACAACCAGACAAAGTTGTGGCTGCGCTCAGTTCCAACGTGCCATCAAGCTGCCAAGGGGACAAGGACTGCACAGCTGCTGACACGGGACCAGCGCCAGCACAGTGGCCTCAGCAGCCCGAGCCCCAGCACCACGTGCTGAGAgtactgctgcagctgggcaagGACCTCAGGGAGTGCTACAGCTCTAGGAAGCTTCTTTACTGGTCCCTGTGGTGGGCTCTGGCTACAGCTGGCTTTAACCAGGTTGTGAACTACATCCAAGTGCTGTGGGACTTCAGAGCCccctcccacagctctgcagtgtaCAATGGAGCTGTTGAAGCAGTAGCAACATTCCTAA gcTCAGTAACATCTTTCATGGTAGCATATATGAAAATGAACTGGGACCTATTTGGAGAACTGGCACTGGGAATCTTCTCTACAATGGACGCTGTTTCCCTGTTTCTCATGCACTTTACTACTAATATCTGGGTGTGTTATGCCAGCTACCTAATTTTCAAGGCAAGCTATATGCTCCTTATAACAATAGCAAC GTTCCAGATCGCAGTCAACCTGAGCATGGAGCGCTATGCTTTGATGTTTGGACTGAACAACTTTGTTGCACTGGTGATTCAGACCATCCTTACGGTAGTTGCTGTGGATTCAAAAGGCTTGGGACTGGACATAGTGACTCAG TTTTTAATTTATGGCAGCTACTTTTCAGTCATAGCTGGGATTTTCTTGATCAGAAGCATTTGCATACTTGTCTCAAGAAAGTgcaacaggaaaacagtgagaTTTTGGGAAGAGCCTCAGAACCTTGCTCAACACGAATCAAAAGAGCAGACTGTAACCGGCTGTACAACACGGCTGTAA